The window TGGAGTTTTGTGTGTTAGAAATTAAAGTCAATGAAGTGGTTGAAGACTTAAAGACCATTCAGGATATGTTGCGATGGAGTGTCAGTCGTTTCAATGAAGTTGACTTGTTTTATGGTCATGGAACCGATAACCCATGGGACGAAGCCTTTACGTTAATTTGCTTTGCCCTGAACCTGCCTCCACATAAAGACGAGTCACTGCTTACGGCTCGACTAACACGTACAGAAAAACTTAGCATCATTGAATTGATTTTAAGACGCGCCGATGAGCGAATCCCCGCAGCCTATATCACTCATCAGGCTTACTTTGCGGGATTACCATTTTATGTGGATGAGCGGGTACTGGTGCCGCGTTCTCCAATTGGCGAGCTAATTCAGAATCGTTTCAGCGAACAGTTAGCACACGCTCCGAATCGAATTTTAGATTTGTGTACTGGTAGTGCCTGTATTGCCATTGCCTGTGCGTATCAATTCCCTGAAGCTGAGGTTGATGCGGTTGATTTATCGACCGATGCCTTGGATGTTGCGGCGATCAATGTTGAAAATCACCAGTTAGAGCATAGCGTATCTCTGATCCAGTCGGATTTGTTTGCCGGTGTTGCTGGCGCAAAATACGACTTGATTGTAACTAACCCACCGTATGTCGATGATGAAGATATCGCCGATATGCCAGACGAATTTCACCATGAGCCGGAAATGGGCCTTGGCTGCGGGCATGATGGTTTGGATTTAGTAAGAAAAATATTGGCGCAAAGTGCCCAGTTTTTAAATGATGATGGTATGTTAATCTGCGAAGTCGGAAACTCTATGGTTCATGTAATCGAGGAATATCCGGACGTACCATTTCAATGGCTCGACTTTGAGCTGGGTGGTTTAGGAGTTTTTGCAATTACCAAAGCGCAATTAGTTGAATTTAAGGAAACATTGGATAGTAAGGTAGTAGGGTAATTATGGCGGGAAATTCGATAGGGCAGTTATTCAAGGTCACCACCTTTGGTGAAAGTCATGGTTTGGCGCTCGGCGCGATCATTGATGGTTGTCCTCCAGGACTGGAAATAACAGAAGAAGATTTACAACGGGATTTGGACCGTCGCAAACCGGGCACCTCTCGATACACAACAGCCAGACGCGAAGCGGATCAGGTAAAAATTCTATCGGGTGTGTTTGAGGGTAAAACCACAGGTACGCCGATTGGTTTAATGATTGAAAATACCGATCAACGCTCGAAAGATTACAGCGAAATCGCTAACAGTTTCCGCCCCGGCCATGCCGATTACACCTATTGGCAAAAATATGGCATTCGCGATTATCGTGGCGGCGGCCGCTCGTCGGCGCGTGAGACAGCGATGCGCGTTGCTGCGGGCAGCATTGCCAAGAAGTATCTGGCACAGAAGTTTGGTGTTGAAATCCGCGCCTGTGTTAGCCAGATTGGTGATATAAAAGCCGAGAACTATGACTGGCAGCAAGTTGAACTTAACCCATTCTTTTTCCCTGATGCGTCAAAACTGGATGCTTTGGATGAATTGATCCGTGGCATTTTACGAGAGAAAGATTCTATCGGCGCCGCGGTTAAAGTTGTCGCAACAGGCATGCCAGTGGGCTTGGGTGAACCGGTATTTGATCGCCTGGATGCCGATTTGGCGCATAGCTTGATGAGCATTAATGCGGTAAAAGGTATTGAAATAGGCTCAGGCTTTGATGTCGTAAATCAACGTGGTAGCGAGCACCGTGACGAGATGACACCAGATGGTTTTTTGTCTAATCAGGCTGGCGGCGTGCTGGGCGGTATCTCTTCTGGACAGGATTTAGTGGCTAACATAGCACTAAAACCAACCTCCAGTATCGGTGTTTCCGGGAAAACCATTGATATCGAAGGTAACCCAAAAGACATCATTACCCGTGGTCGTCACGACCCGTGTGTCGGTATTCGCGCGGTACCAATTGCCGAAGCCATGATGGCCATCACCGTGATGGATCATGTGCTAAGACACCGAGCACAAAATGCCGACGTTCAGTGTCCTACACCTGTTATTGAGTGATACCAATCCACATTAAAGATTGATCATTCAGCAAATATTCGAAATGACAAGCTCACTGATTAAACCATCGAATATTATTGATATATAGTAAGGTAAATTGAATTAATGGTATTTCATATTTGCCCAGCTGGGAATGCCCGAGAGGCATTTCTACTGCGTACTCGATATTTGAAATGGAATGGCCATTCCTAAATATCAACGCCTTGTAGAACTCCCTCGGCTGACATTCTGAATAGCTCACATTTCAACGTGGATTGGTATATTGACGCTTCGACGAAAAACCTATGCCACCCTTAGCGGTGGCTTTTTTTGTTATTTTGCCCTGATTGGCCTATTCATGCCGTTCGCTTCCCTGTATCTGGATGCGAAAGGATTCGATGCACTACAAATTGGCGAAATCCTGGCAGTTGTTGCCGCCACCAAAATTATCGGTCCCGGGCTTTGGGCGCATATTGCCGACAAAAGTGGCCGTTTATCGAGAATAATCTTACTTGGCTGCATATTAACGGTAGCATCGTTAACCCTAGTGTTTGTCAGCGAAGGTTTCTGGCCGTTGCTGTTCACTTTTTCTTTGTTTATGTTGTTTTTCAATGGCATTTTACCGCAATTGGAAGTCCTTACATTAACCTCTATCCAGGGAGCGAGTCAGAATTATGCCCGCATTCGTTTATGGGGAAGCCTGGGCTTTATCGTTGCGACACTGACTTCTGGAGAAATTCTTTCCGTAACCTCACCTTTATACTTTCCTTACCTGGCGATGTTCTGGGTGGTGTTATTGACCTTGGTATCAACACTCAATCGTGATCCTAACATTGCAGTAACTTCGCCATCGTCTGAACCACAAACGTCGGTAATGAAGCGTATTCGCCACCCTGGGTTTATTTGCTTTTTGATCTCCGGTTTATTAATGCAAATAAGCTTTGGACCATTTTATAATTTCTTTGCGCTTTATCTCAGAGATGCTGGCTTTGATACCAGTTATGTTGGCGTTTTTATGGGCGTAGCAATAGTTGTCGAACTGGCGATGTTCTATGGCGCCTATCTGTTTTTCAAAGCATGGTCGGTAAATACGATTTTCATCTTTTGCTTTTTGATAACCTCGGTTCGCTGGCTATTGACCGCCTTATATGCCGATAATGCGCTTATTCTGGCAATTGCGATGAGTATGCATGCGGTTAGCTTTGCCCTTTATCACTGCGCCTGTATGGCATTTTTTCAGCGCTATTTCAGCCACTCTCAGCAA is drawn from Thalassotalea sp. PS06 and contains these coding sequences:
- the aroC gene encoding chorismate synthase, which produces MAGNSIGQLFKVTTFGESHGLALGAIIDGCPPGLEITEEDLQRDLDRRKPGTSRYTTARREADQVKILSGVFEGKTTGTPIGLMIENTDQRSKDYSEIANSFRPGHADYTYWQKYGIRDYRGGGRSSARETAMRVAAGSIAKKYLAQKFGVEIRACVSQIGDIKAENYDWQQVELNPFFFPDASKLDALDELIRGILREKDSIGAAVKVVATGMPVGLGEPVFDRLDADLAHSLMSINAVKGIEIGSGFDVVNQRGSEHRDEMTPDGFLSNQAGGVLGGISSGQDLVANIALKPTSSIGVSGKTIDIEGNPKDIITRGRHDPCVGIRAVPIAEAMMAITVMDHVLRHRAQNADVQCPTPVIE
- the prmB gene encoding 50S ribosomal protein L3 N(5)-glutamine methyltransferase; protein product: MLEIKVNEVVEDLKTIQDMLRWSVSRFNEVDLFYGHGTDNPWDEAFTLICFALNLPPHKDESLLTARLTRTEKLSIIELILRRADERIPAAYITHQAYFAGLPFYVDERVLVPRSPIGELIQNRFSEQLAHAPNRILDLCTGSACIAIACAYQFPEAEVDAVDLSTDALDVAAINVENHQLEHSVSLIQSDLFAGVAGAKYDLIVTNPPYVDDEDIADMPDEFHHEPEMGLGCGHDGLDLVRKILAQSAQFLNDDGMLICEVGNSMVHVIEEYPDVPFQWLDFELGGLGVFAITKAQLVEFKETLDSKVVG
- a CDS encoding MFS transporter; protein product: MTLRRKTYATLSGGFFCYFALIGLFMPFASLYLDAKGFDALQIGEILAVVAATKIIGPGLWAHIADKSGRLSRIILLGCILTVASLTLVFVSEGFWPLLFTFSLFMLFFNGILPQLEVLTLTSIQGASQNYARIRLWGSLGFIVATLTSGEILSVTSPLYFPYLAMFWVVLLTLVSTLNRDPNIAVTSPSSEPQTSVMKRIRHPGFICFLISGLLMQISFGPFYNFFALYLRDAGFDTSYVGVFMGVAIVVELAMFYGAYLFFKAWSVNTIFIFCFLITSVRWLLTALYADNALILAIAMSMHAVSFALYHCACMAFFQRYFSHSQQNRAQAMYNGLFYGVGGAVGAIVTGWLWNQSGSGETSFLVASVAAMLGLIFVIFTPKVSLKSESTA